One genomic segment of Capricornis sumatraensis isolate serow.1 chromosome 6, serow.2, whole genome shotgun sequence includes these proteins:
- the LOC138081399 gene encoding interferon beta-2-like, which produces MTYRCLLQMVLLLCLSTTALCRSYSLLRFQQGRSLEVCQKLLWQLPSTPQHCLEFRMDFQMPEEMKQAQQFQKEDAVLVMYEMLQQIFNILTRDFSSTGWSDAIIEHLLVELYGQMNRLEPIQKEIMQKQTSTTGDTTVLHLQKYYFNLVQYLKSKEYNRCAWTVVQVQLLRNFSFLKSLTGYLRD; this is translated from the coding sequence ATGACCTACCGGTGCCTCCTCCAGATGGTTCTCCTGCTGTGTCTCTCCACCACAGCTCTTTGCAGGAGCTACAGCTTGCTTCGATTCCAACAAGGGCGGAGCCTTGAGGTGTGCCAGAAACTCCTGTGGCAGTTACCTTCAACTCCTCAACATTGCCTCGAGTTCAGGATGGACTTCCAGATGCCTGAGGAGATGAAGCAAGCACAGCAGTTCCAGAAGGAAGATGCCGTATTGGTCATGTATGAGATGCTCCAGCAGATCTTCAATATTCTCACCAGAGATTTCTCCAGCACTGGCTGGTCTGACGCCATCATTGAGCACCTCCTTGTGGAACTCTATGGGCAGATGAATCGTCTGGAGCCAATCCAGAAGGAAATAATGCAGAAGCAAACCTCCACTACGGGAGACACGACCGTTCTTCACCTGCAGAAATATTACTTCAACCTCGTGCAGTACCTGAAGTCCAAGGAGTACAACAGGTGTGCCTGGACAGTCGTGCAAGTGCAATTGCTCAGGAACTTTTCTTTCCTGAAGAGCCTAACAGGTTACCTCCGTGATTGA
- the LOC138081425 gene encoding interferon beta-2-like has translation MTYRCLLQMVLLLCLSTTALSRSYSLLRFQQGLSLEVCQNFLWQLPSTPQHYLEARMDFQVPEEMKQAQQFQKEDAVLVMYEMLQQIFSILTRDFSSTGWSDTIIEHLLEELYGQMNRLEPIQKEIMQKQTSTMGDTTVLHLRKYYFNLGKYLKSKEHNRCAGAVVQVQLLRNFSFLKSLTGYLRD, from the coding sequence ATGACCTACCGGTGCCTCCTCCAGATGGTTCTCCTGCTGTGTCTCTCCACCACAGCTCTTTCCAGGAGCTACAGCTTGCTTCGATTCCAACAAGGGCTGAGCCTTGAGGTGTGTCAGAACTTCCTGTGGCAGTTACCTTCAACTCCTCAACATTACCTGGAGGCCAGGATGGACTTTCAGGTCCCCGAGGAGATGAAGCAAGCACAGCAGTTCCAGAAGGAAGATGCCGTATTGGTCATGTATGAGATGCTCCAGCAGATCTTCAGTATTCTCaccagagacttctccagcactggCTGGTCTGACACCATCATTGAGCACCTCCTTGAGGAACTCTATGGGCAGATGAATCGTCTGGAGCCAATCCAGAAGGAAATAATGCAGAAGCAAACCTCCACTATGGGAGACACGACCGTTCTTCACCTGAGGAAATATTACTTCAACCTCGGGAAGTACCTCAAGTCCAAGGAGCACAACAGGTGTGCCGGGGCAGTCGTGCAAGTGCAATTGCTCAGGAACTTTTCTTTCCTGAAGAGCCTAACAGGTTACCTCCGTGACTGA